The genomic window GTGGCCATCGCCGCCGCCACGTCGCCGTCGTTCGCGCAGCACGCGGAGCCGTAGAGGTCACAGGTGTATTCCTCCGCGCGACGCAGGGCGGCGCCGAGGATGGGCAGGATGAGGGCGGGCGCGATGACCGGGCCCCACTTGAGGTGCTTGCGATGGATGTGACCGAGTTCGTGGCCGATGTAGAAGCGAACGGCGTCGGGCTTGTCTTCCAGGGCATCCACCACGTCCGTGAAGAGCACGATGAAGTGCCGCCCCAGAAAACGCGTGGCCAGGGCATTGAAGAAATCCGTGCGCAGGAGGTACACCTCCGGCGGCTCGTCCATACCGACTTTTTCGCAGCATTCAATGACCTGCTGGTGCAGGTCGGGGAACTGTTCGGCGGTTACCTTGACGCCGTTGCCCTTGAGTTGGGTGATGAAGGCGGACTGGGCAAAGAGAATGAGGACGTAGAAGAGCAAGCCGTAAAGGAGCGCAAGCCCCAGGGTGCCGAGGATCAGGAGGGCCCAGACCAAGATGGAGATGACCAGAGCGATGAGGAAGAGAGGCTTCTCTTTCGGGTAGACGAGGTCCATCTATGGCCTTTCGGGTGTGGCGGCGAAAACGACGGAGCGTAGGCTAGCACATCGCTTCGGCGTGTGGCGCAGCAGTGGAGGCGGGCGTACCAGTGATCTGGCGCGTCCAAGCGGTCGCCCGCGTAGCGACGCGGGGACACGGCTCGCGAATCAGGTATGCTCTGCCCATGAATACTGACTTTCTCTTCGCCAGCCTGTTCAATCTGGGCATCAATCTGCTCTTCACGATCATCGCCCTGATCATCGGCGTGACCGCGCTGATCCTGATCGACAAACGGATCCTGAAGTCAGTCGACATCGAAGCGGAGCTCAAAAAGGGCAACGTGGCGGTGGCCATTTTCGCCTCCACGATTCTGATCTTCGTCGCCCTGATCGTGTCCTTCGGTCTGAAGGGCTGAGGCGGGCGGGACGGTGCGCACGGCGATCGCCCTGCTGGGCGTCGTAGTCTTCTTCCTCTTCGCCCTGGTGGAGCTGCAAACGGCGTTGGACGGGCGGCAGCCGATCGACCAATCGATCGAAGAGCAGCTACGCCGCGCGCGCGCCGTGCCACTGCCGCACCAGAACACGCTTCAGGACGGCTACGTCGAGGTGCCCGGCCAGGCGGGCCGTTTCTCCCAGGCCACGCTGCAGGAGGCCACCGAGAACCGAACGGGCAGGGACCATACCTACGCGTGGAGCTGGGGCAGTCGCGACGACACGGCCACCACCGCATCCGCCTTAGGTCTGGACGACCTGCACCACTTCGTCAATTCCTACCTCATCGGTTATCAGCCCTTCGAAACTGACCAGCTGTGGGTGCCCCTCTACGTGCTGGCGAGCCGCAAGGTCTACGAGTTCGATCACCTGCAGTACACGGGCCTCAAGGACGTCTGGCAGAACTCGGCCCAGGCCTTTCGCCAGACCCGCGGCGACTGCGAAGACCACGCCATCGCGCTGGCGGATTGGCTGATCGACATGGGCGTGGACGCACGCGTGGCCCTGGGCGACTACAAGAACGAGGGCCATGCCTGGGTGATGGTCAATCGCGATGGGCTCACCTACCTACTGGAAGCGACCGGCAAGCAGCGGCTGTCGCGCTGGAGCGAGTACCGGCTGGCGGCCACGGAGACCGATTACCGACCGAAGTATATGTTCAATCGCGAGCATTTCTGGGTGAACACGGGGAGCGTCTTCACTGTGCGCTACGAGGGCGCGAGCTGGCGTCGCGCCTCGGCCTTCCATCCGCTTTGAGGGTGTAGAGCCCTAGTCCGCCGCGGTTCGCCGGGAGCTTCCGATTTATCTTCTGGGAAGTCTTAACTATCTGATTCGATTGCTGCCGATTCCGGATTCTTGCCGTCTTGGGCATTCGGAAGACCGCGTGCCCGCGCCTGGTGCCTACTGAGCGTCCGCTAGGAAACGAACGCCAGGAGCCCGCCCATGCATCGACACCTCCCCTCGCTAGGTTGCCTCCTTCCCGGTTCCACCTGCTAGGAGAGCGCCATGCGACCCGATGTGTTCAGAGTCGATGGCGAGGGTGCCAACGCCACAGACGGCAAGGTGGTGTGGGCGCCCGTGAAATCCCTGTGGTTCAACGGCCACCTGCTGGTCACCGCCTTGGGCGGCCCCCTGTTCTTCTCGATGGATGCAGTGCTCGTGTGCCTCGTGCTCACGTACTCGACCCTGCTGCTCGGGCACTCGGTGGGCATGCACCGGCGGCTCATCCATCGCACCTTCCGCACCCACCCGCTCATCGACGGCGTGCTCGTGTACCTCGGCGTGCTGGTGGGGATGGCCGGGCCCTTGGGCATCTTGCGCATTCACGACGTGCGTGACTGGGCGCAACGCCTCCCGCACTGCCATGACTTCTTCTCCCATCGGCGAGGATTCGTGGTGGATGCGCTGTGGAACCTCAACTGTCGCTTCGCCTTCGATCGCCCCCCCGCCTTTCGCGTGGACAGATCCACCGACGAGAACCGGTGGTATCGCTTCCTGGAGCGAACCTGGATGCTGCAGCAACTGCCCGTCGCGGCGCTGCTCTACTGGCTGGGCGGCTGGAGTTGGGTCGTGTGGGGCGTCTCCGCGCGCATCGTGCTCAGCGTGGCCGGCCATTGGACCGTGACCTACATCACCCACAACCCAGGGCCAGGGGAGTGGTGGGTACGCGAGGCAGGCGTGCAAGCCTCGAATCTGCCGGGTTGGGGCGTGCTGACCATGGGGGAGTGCTGGCACAACAACCACCATGCGTTCCCGGAATCTGCGCGCATCGGCCTGGACGGGCAGGCGGACCCTGGGTGGTGGGTGATCGACGGACTTGCGCGCGCCGGGCTCGCCTACGACATCGGCTATCCGCGCGCGAAGACGATGCGCGATGATCTCACGCCGCTGGATTCACGAGGGTGCGGGCCGGCGGCACGGTAGCGAACGAAAACGATGGGTGACCGCGGCACGTGCCACGTCGAACCGCGCCTGAGCGTTTGCTAGTCGCCGCCGCCGTCCCCGCCACTGTCGCCGCCGTCGTCCGATTCGAGGAACCAGCTACCCTCGCCAGTGGACGAGTCGGGGAACAACACTGCGTACCCGCACAGTCCGCACCACACCCAGTAGAACCAGTTGTCGGGCTCCCCAAGCAGCTTCCAGATACCGAAGCCCAAGAAGAGCAGGGGAATGACTCGTCGCACCAGCGTTGGCTCCGCGTTGTCCTCATCCGTTCGGTCCCTGGTGCGCGTTCGAGTCACGCACGCCACCGCCCGTGGCTCACAGCCCAATCGGTGACGTACCCTCGGGCGACTGGGCCAGAAATCGGCGCCCCGCACCGCGAACGTGCTTCCGGGAGGCCTAAATGTACAGGAACGCGTTCGACCGCGACGCGATCCGCACCGGGGCTCCCAGCCGAGCGAGGCGCGTCGCACGCTGCGCAAAAAGCTGCCCGGTGGTGGCAACAAGGCTCGGAAAATAATGGGAATTTTGCCGAGTCTATGGACTCGATGGCGAAGATAGGTAGAATCGCGCCCGGGCAGCCTGCTGCCTTCGGCAAGGACCGGATTCCGGCGGACAACCTGTCAGGACTAGCACCAGGCCAGCTCCCTTGGGCATCGAAATATTTGCAGTCGTGGGCTTTCTGCTCGCGGCGTACTCCATCGTAGCTAACGACGCGATTCAAACGCTGGGGACCTTCCTCAGTTCCAACAGCAACCGTCCCTGGTGGGTGCTGTGGCTCTACGCTAGTTCGATCATCGTCGCCATCATGGTGTGGGGCTTCTTCACCCTCGACGGTGACATCGCCTTCGGCCGCCTGAACACGATCCCCTACCCGCAGACCGGCATTCAGTGGTGGCACGCCGTGCCCCCCCTGTTCCTCCTCGCCCTCACCCAACTCGGTATCCCCGTGTCCACCACCTTCATGGTGCTCACGATGTTCGCCGTCACCGGCGGCGCGGCCACCGAGGGGGTGCTCCAGTCCATGCTGATCAAGTCGGCGCTCGGCTGGCTCGTGGCCTTCGCCTCCGGTGCGCTGCTTTACGCGCTCATCAGCCGAACCTTCGAGAGGTGGATCCGCCGCACCAGCGACCGTCCGCCGGGGTTCCACTGGACCATCCTGCAATGGACATCGACCGCGTTTCTCTGGTCGCAATGGTTGATGCAGGACCTAGCGAATATCTTCGTCTACCTCCCGCGCGACACGATTCAGCTCGCTGAGGGCGTGCAGGTGAGCTTTACGCCCACGCTGCTGCTGTTCGCCACGGGGACGATGCTGATTCTGCACGCCTACGTCTTCGCCACCCGCGGCGGTGAGATCCAGAAGATCGTTCTCACCAAGACGCACACCACCGATATCCGTGCTGCCACGATCATCGACTTCGTTTACGGCTGCATCCTGTTCTACTTCAAGCAGATGAACGACATCCCGATGAGCACCACCTGGGTGTTCCTCGGGTTGCTGGCCGGGCGCGAGCTGGCCATCGCCATGCTGACAGACATGCGCGCGCGCGGCGACGCGCTCAAAGACGTGGGGACGGACCTGGTGCGGGCCATGATCGGTCTGGTGGTGAGTGTCCTGCTGGCGTTCGGCATGCCGTGGATCGCCAACGGCGAGCTACCCCGCTTCTAATCGCGAGGTAGGCGCTGCCCTAGGCCATCAGGGCGATGCCAAGGCCAGGCTCAGCGCGCGGAAGCTCAAGAACAGCAGCATCGCGCTGCAGACGATGAAGCACACGGACCAGATCCAGCTGATGAAGCGGCGGAAGCGCTTGCGCATGCGCTGGAAGAACCGGTCTCCCGCTTGCACCGGCTCCGGCAGGGTGGTGAAGGCGATGGTGATGCCGAGCAGGCACAGGCTCCACCCTAGAGCGGCGAGCGTCGGCAGCAGGTAAGCGTCGAGCGCCGGGTCACCGCTTAGCAATATGTAGGCGAAGGCGGCTACGCACAGGGCGATCATCACCCCGAGTAGATGGCGCACGGGGAAGACCACGCGCGCCAGGCGTTGCATCGATTGAAGCACAGCGTTCCTTGCAGTGAGGCGAGTGGGGCAGAGTCCTGCCGGCCCTTTCCTAGGATGCGCGGAGCGCACCGAACGTTAGCTTAGCGCCTGAGCGGAATCGAGGCACAAGCGCGAGCGCTAGGGGACGATGACGTCGCCCGCTCTGGTCATCCACATGGCCATCATGGAGACAAAGTCGCTCATCCTCCTGTGGTTGGCCATGCGCTCCGTCGGTCCGGGACGCCACTCGTGGTACTCCTGCTCGGAGTAGCAGTACTCGCGCTTGAGCTTCGATCGCTCGAGGTCGACCTCCACGCAGTGCGGCTTGCCGACGGCTTTGCTGTCGATGCTATGAATGGGTGTCACCAGCGCGGATGCCGCAACCACCTGCCCGTCTGCGGACACCGTGGGAATGAAGCGCACATCGGCCAACGCCTCATCCAGGCGCCCCAGGGCTTTCAGCCCATCGTCCTCATCGTCGGCTTCGAGCACCGCGTGCAGCTCGCCCGTCGCACTCACCTCTGCCAGGGCCTGTGACTTGTAGACGTCGTAGTCGGAGCAGGACGCAGTGCCGTTCGTCTCGGTCTTGGCGCAATGGGTGGAATTGAGGCGACGGTCGTACCAGGTGCCGGTGCTCTGCAGGATCTCCTGCGCTTCGACGTAGCGATCACCGAGATCGTCTGCGTGCAAGCCGCAGTTCGCGAGCGTTTCGACCTCGCACCCGTCCGTGTTACAGGTCACCAGGATGCGCACGGCCATGGTGACGGCCACCGCCGAGTTCTCCACCCGCGCCGGCGCGATCTGGGCTCGCTCGATGGCGCGGTAGACCTCGTAGGGGATTCGTCTGTCGAGCTTCTTGTCGCTGTGGACCGTCTCGCAACGGTGCGTGGCGATCGTGCCCAGCTCGGTGACCAGCAGTCGGCAGAGCTCCTCGTGGGTAGCCGGGCGCGGTGTTCGCCGAGGTAGGCGCATGCCTTGCGTGAGCGGAGTCACCCCCGCGCTCGGGTCCGCCGGGGTGGCGGGCGTCTGCGCCGCCGCGCCAGCGGCTGTCAGGACCAAGGCGCAGAGCAGGCCCGTCGTCGCAAGGGCAGAGAATGCCGCTAGGTGCGGTGTCCGGCCGCTAACACTTGCGATGTTCGAAGGCGTCTTCATGATCACCCGACCTATCGATTCGGTTGCCTGCCTAATAATCTCGAACAATATACGACAGAATCAACACCCATCGCGGGTGAACTTGGGTCCACAACCGTTGCCGGGCGCAACGGCTGACGAGCCGTCTGGGATCGATGCCGTGGGCAACGGTGTCTATGATGCGCTGCGGTGATCGGGGGCCGCCGGCCGGGGCTTGCTAGGAACGCTACCCAAACGGCGCTATGGTAGATATAGGGCCTCGCGTGACTCGCGCCTGTGCCTATCGCCAGCCAGCCGAGAGCCCGATGCGCACACCGGCCCAACCCACCCACCAGCGACACGCCGAGCAGGCGGCGAACGCTCCCGCCAAAGGCCGCGGCCACGGTTCCGCGGCTGACCGTGGGGCCGTCTGCAACCAGAGCATGCAGCGCGCCCGCCAATCGCTTGGGTCAGGCGACGAACATCGGATAGCCCGCGAGGGCATGCAGGGCAGTGCGCAGCCGCTGCCGCACCGTGCGCAACTCGACCGCGCCTTCGGTGAGAACGCACTGGAGGGTCTTCGCGCGCACCACGACCCCCAAGCGGCCCGTGCCTGTGCTCAACTCGGCGTGAACGCTTACACGCGGGGCGACACGGTCGTTTTCGCTCGCCCGCCCTCTCTGGCCACCACGGCGCACGAAGCCGCCCACGCACTCCAGCAACGCCGCGCCAGCACCCTGGCGCCGGGCCGTGGGCGCCGCGGAGATCGTCACGAACGGCATGCCGACGCGGTCGCAGCGAAGGTGAGTGCTGGCCAGTCCGCCGCCGGGGTGCTCGATAAGATGCCTAGCGGGCCAACGCCAGCCCTCCAGTTCGAAGAGCCGAAAAAGGACGACGAGGCAAAGGTCGAGATCCCGGACCCGGACTACAACAACACGGACCTCATCTCAGAGGTCTACAAGGATCTCTACGGCGCGAAGTTCATCGGCTTCGACCAGGGACGAGCCCTCGAGTACGACCCGAGCCTCGCCCTCAAAGGCACCGAGTACTCGTCCGTCTACACCTTGCTCAACGCACGCTTGATGGCCGGCATCTACGGCGGCAAGTTCGAAGACTACGTGAAGACCCTGGGGCCCCTTGGCATCAGCGGGAGCAAAGATACCGTTAGCAGCGTCCTCGATCTCGCGAGCCTCGGGGGCGGAGTGCGTATCGCCGACTACGTCGGGTCTGACCTGTTTCTGAAGCACCGTCTCCTGCCGGCGCTCAAGTCCCCGAAGGGATTTGCTACTACCGCGTTCTTCCTGGGCCTCGCGCAGGCGGTGAACTCAGGCGTCGTCGCAGCCAAGCACGACGCGTCCAAGGGGGAGGAGGAGCCTGACGCCTTTGCTGACCCGCTGTGGCTCCAGCACCTGGGGTTGATCCGCGGCATCGGCATGGCCGCAGCCACCGGTCTGCCGTATTTCAAGGCACCCGGTGTGTTTGGTGGCATGGGCCCCCTGAGCGCCCCCAGCTACAAGGGCAGCAGCGACAGCCATCCGAGCGTGCCGGGCCTGCCGGGGTTCGAACTGGACTACCAGGTCTCGGGCGACGGTCAGGGCAAGAAGGGCACGGTGGGCATACCGTTCAACGTCGCGCCCCTCTTGGCGCCCGACGGCGCGGACAGCAGCAAGCTCGGTAAGTACCGCGGTCCGCAGCTCATGCCGTGGTTCAAGTACCAAGGCACCACACCCACCGCCAACCAAGCGGCGGGTGGGGCTGTCGACTCGCACTACTTCGAAGGTGGCGTACTCGCCGGCGGCGCCGGCCACACGGGGCTGTTGGAGGGGGGTGTCCGCGCAGACGATCGATTCCGCGCCCAGATGCTGTACCTGCGAGGCGCTTACAGCTACAGCGCAATGGAAGGCAGCCCGCTCAGCGAGATCGGTTTGGGCGCCGGCTATCTGAACTGGAAGCCGGGCAGCAAGGAGGCGAAGCAGCTGGCCGACGGGGACTCCGGCGTGGGTGATCATCGCTTTCGGATCACACCGTTTCTAACCCTAGGCGACATGCTGACGGCGGACGACCAGAGCCTGTCTTTCAACGCATCGGCGACCACCGCCTTCGGCGGCGCTGCACCCTTCTATCTGGCGATGATGAACGCTGGCCTCGGCTACAAGCAGCTTGCGCGCGACAGCGAAGGCAAGGTCGACAAGGACGCTCTGCCCGAGTGGTCCGTGAGCGGTGGCTTTTCCGCTGCCCGGCCGAGCTGGTTCGACCCCAACATGCCGATGCTCTACGGCGCCCAGCTGAAGGGCAATGTCGGGCCCTTCTTCCTCGGCACTCAGTTCCATACGGGCCAGGACAACCTGTCCGAAGCGCAGAGTAAGTCGCTGGGGATCGAGGAAGGCGACAGACGTCAGTTCGAACTGATGTTCAACCTCGGTTGGAACTTCGGCGTCATGCACCAGCGCGGCAAGATACAGAAGGACTGAGCAGTCGGCCTATGACCTACCGCTATGCGCCGAGCCTCGAAATGCAAGGTGGATCACTTGAGACCCCTGAGGCCGTTTCCGCCGCCATCCCAGATCTTGGCGGCAACCAACAGATGCAACAGGACTGCTGCCCGCAGTGCCCGGCCTCACCCGCAGGCCCGCAAGGCGCTGGGCTGCTCGCCACCGGGAACATGGCGATGGCCCAGCTTGCCGAGCATGCCGGGGTACTGGGGTCGACGCCCGACGCGCAGCCCGAGGATCCATGCCCGAAGCTGAGCGCGACCACCATCGCCGGCGCCCTCGCTCACCATCACCTGTTGGCGAGCGGCCATACCGAGCCCAACAAGTCGGGTAAGCCCGGACACATCATTTTCATCGGCGCGGTGACGAAGAAGAGCAGCTGCTTCGTGGAGTTTTCCACCGGGGAGGTCGTCGCCATCTCCTTCGCCAAGTATCCCTACTACCTGTTGGCGCAGACCTTGTGGAAGGACAAGTACCCACGCTGCACCTACGACTTCAAGTGCACGGACGCGCGCGTGACCTTCGGCCCAGGGTCCTGCACCAAGCGACCCGCACCACCACCCTAGGCGAGGCGCGCGGTGGCCGCTAAAGCCCGAACAGGCGATACCAACCGCCGACGGTGTTGAGCTCGCGCCAGCCCGAGGTGCACTCGTTCTCGAGCTCGTTCACCGCGTCGTTGTCGGAGACGGTGGACTGGGTCCGTGAGGCGTTCGATGACCCTCGGTCGGTGCCGCCGCGCACGGCAGGGTCCGTCGCAGGCAGGGATGAGCGCCCGGCGAGGGGATCGTCCTGGTCTCGGGCGCCGACATCCTCCAGCCAGCGTTCGAGGGAAGCCGAGAGCAGTTCGTCGTCTGAGACGAAATCGTCGCCGAAGTGCGCGCCGGCTGCGTTGCTCGGGATGTCCTCCGGCGAGAAACCACTGCGGTAGCTATCGCCCCACTCGCTGCCCCATTGGACCACCTCGTTCAGGAACCCGAGGCCCTCGGTGATCACACTGCCGGTACTCATGGCCCAGGACCCGGCGGCGCCGAAGTGGCGTAGGTCCACCCAACCGTGACGATCGGTGTAGATGTAGCGATGGTCGTTGCCGCCGTGCGAATCGCTGATGCGGTCCAGGATCTCCTGGCGCCCCAGGCCGCGGGCTTCCAGAGCCCGCACCTGATCGAGCAGGTGTTGCGGATCCGCAGTACCGGCCTGGTTGGGCGCCATCTGTACCACGCCGCGTGTCGCCGTCGCTCGGCGTCGTGGGGGCGTCTTCGCTGACGGGCTGTGCGCCGTGCTCAACCGCTGGGCCATGCTGTCCGCCTCACGTTCGAGTGCTGGCGAGGTGTTCACGCGATCGCCCGCGAAGGAGGCGTTGGCAGTCACCCGGTGTTGTTTCTGCTGCACGGCGTGCCATGCCTCGTGGGGTAGCAGGTGGTCCTGTGCGGGCGCTAGGTGGATGCGATCGTCACGGGTGATCGCATTGGCGTGGTGGCGCGCCGGCTCACTCGAGTTGCGATGCACCTGCACGTCGCTCAGGTCCAGGCCGCTCATCGCCTCCAGTTGGTGCTGCAAC from Pseudomonadota bacterium includes these protein-coding regions:
- a CDS encoding transglutaminase domain-containing protein gives rise to the protein MRTAIALLGVVVFFLFALVELQTALDGRQPIDQSIEEQLRRARAVPLPHQNTLQDGYVEVPGQAGRFSQATLQEATENRTGRDHTYAWSWGSRDDTATTASALGLDDLHHFVNSYLIGYQPFETDQLWVPLYVLASRKVYEFDHLQYTGLKDVWQNSAQAFRQTRGDCEDHAIALADWLIDMGVDARVALGDYKNEGHAWVMVNRDGLTYLLEATGKQRLSRWSEYRLAATETDYRPKYMFNREHFWVNTGSVFTVRYEGASWRRASAFHPL
- a CDS encoding DUF350 domain-containing protein, with the protein product MNTDFLFASLFNLGINLLFTIIALIIGVTALILIDKRILKSVDIEAELKKGNVAVAIFASTILIFVALIVSFGLKG
- a CDS encoding acyl-CoA desaturase — its product is MRPDVFRVDGEGANATDGKVVWAPVKSLWFNGHLLVTALGGPLFFSMDAVLVCLVLTYSTLLLGHSVGMHRRLIHRTFRTHPLIDGVLVYLGVLVGMAGPLGILRIHDVRDWAQRLPHCHDFFSHRRGFVVDALWNLNCRFAFDRPPAFRVDRSTDENRWYRFLERTWMLQQLPVAALLYWLGGWSWVVWGVSARIVLSVAGHWTVTYITHNPGPGEWWVREAGVQASNLPGWGVLTMGECWHNNHHAFPESARIGLDGQADPGWWVIDGLARAGLAYDIGYPRAKTMRDDLTPLDSRGCGPAAR
- a CDS encoding DUF4157 domain-containing protein, producing MRTPAQPTHQRHAEQAANAPAKGRGHGSAADRGAVCNQSMQRARQSLGSGDEHRIAREGMQGSAQPLPHRAQLDRAFGENALEGLRAHHDPQAARACAQLGVNAYTRGDTVVFARPPSLATTAHEAAHALQQRRASTLAPGRGRRGDRHERHADAVAAKVSAGQSAAGVLDKMPSGPTPALQFEEPKKDDEAKVEIPDPDYNNTDLISEVYKDLYGAKFIGFDQGRALEYDPSLALKGTEYSSVYTLLNARLMAGIYGGKFEDYVKTLGPLGISGSKDTVSSVLDLASLGGGVRIADYVGSDLFLKHRLLPALKSPKGFATTAFFLGLAQAVNSGVVAAKHDASKGEEEPDAFADPLWLQHLGLIRGIGMAAATGLPYFKAPGVFGGMGPLSAPSYKGSSDSHPSVPGLPGFELDYQVSGDGQGKKGTVGIPFNVAPLLAPDGADSSKLGKYRGPQLMPWFKYQGTTPTANQAAGGAVDSHYFEGGVLAGGAGHTGLLEGGVRADDRFRAQMLYLRGAYSYSAMEGSPLSEIGLGAGYLNWKPGSKEAKQLADGDSGVGDHRFRITPFLTLGDMLTADDQSLSFNASATTAFGGAAPFYLAMMNAGLGYKQLARDSEGKVDKDALPEWSVSGGFSAARPSWFDPNMPMLYGAQLKGNVGPFFLGTQFHTGQDNLSEAQSKSLGIEEGDRRQFELMFNLGWNFGVMHQRGKIQKD
- a CDS encoding DUF4157 domain-containing protein; translated protein: MTSLYRCAQRPPDSRPLPTGAKTDSARPARRQGQLPGLLQHQLEAMSGLDLSDVQVHRNSSEPARHHANAITRDDRIHLAPAQDHLLPHEAWHAVQQKQHRVTANASFAGDRVNTSPALEREADSMAQRLSTAHSPSAKTPPRRRATATRGVVQMAPNQAGTADPQHLLDQVRALEARGLGRQEILDRISDSHGGNDHRYIYTDRHGWVDLRHFGAAGSWAMSTGSVITEGLGFLNEVVQWGSEWGDSYRSGFSPEDIPSNAAGAHFGDDFVSDDELLSASLERWLEDVGARDQDDPLAGRSSLPATDPAVRGGTDRGSSNASRTQSTVSDNDAVNELENECTSGWRELNTVGGWYRLFGL